From a region of the Dictyostelium discoideum AX4 chromosome 2 chromosome, whole genome shotgun sequence genome:
- a CDS encoding short-chain dehydrogenase/reductase family protein (Similar to SDR) produces the protein MESSSSSLLDKKVIIFSGGTDGIGRNSLNYLILEDNLKFILPVRNIEKGEKVVKELKEIKANVDIKLMKMDLSSFESIKEFVKEFNELNEPLDILVNNAGLINTEFKTTSDGYESTMGVNHLGPSLLTLLLLPKLNQSKHGGNIVFVASKMHDRVTQLDFEQTLGKEDKNNTDFSSSNYEYSKSKLYNILFSKELQNKLIEKGSDIKVNSLHPGFAVTHLFEKHGWFANNLVLPVLVYFKGNKLDDMGSALANLTLNKLNEKGKYFTLTKITEPSKFASNPNNTINLWNKTCKLLSIDFNKINL, from the coding sequence atggaatcatcatcatcatcattattagataaaaaagttataataTTTTCAGGTGGTACAGATGGTATTGGTcgtaattcattaaattatttaattttagaagataatttaaaatttatattaccagttagaaatattgaaaaaggtgaaaaagttgtaaaagaattaaaagaaattaaagcaAATGttgatataaaattaatgaaaatggatttatcatcatttgaatcaattaaagaatttgttaaagaatttaatgaattgaaTGAACCATTGGATATATTAGTTAACAATGCAGGTTTAATCAATACGGAATTTAAAACCACATCAGACGGTTACGAATCGACAATGGGTGTAAATCATTTGGGTCCATCATTATTaacacttttattattaccaaaattaaatcaatcaaaGCATGGTGGTAATATAGTATTCGTCGCATCGAAAATGCATGACAGAGTGACACAATTGGATTTTGAGCAAACTTTAGGCAAAGAAGATAAAAACAATACTGATTTCTCAAGTAGTAATTATGAATATTCCAAAtctaaattatataatattttattctcTAAAGAgttacaaaataaattaattgaaaaggGTAGTGATATTAAAGTGAATTCACTACATCCTGGTTTCGCTGTAACTCATTTATTCGAAAAGCATGGTTGGTTTGCaaataatttagttttaCCAGTGTTGGTTTATTTCAAAGGTAATAAATTAGATGATATGGGTAGTGCTTTAGCAAATttaactttaaataaattaaatgaaaaaggtAAATACTTTACTTTAACAAAAATTACTGAACCTTCAAAATTTGCttcaaatccaaataatactattaattTATGGAATAAAacttgtaaattattatcaattgattttaataaaattaatttataa